Proteins encoded in a region of the Quercus lobata isolate SW786 chromosome 8, ValleyOak3.0 Primary Assembly, whole genome shotgun sequence genome:
- the LOC115957752 gene encoding heat shock cognate 70 kDa protein-like translates to MIVVNYKGEEKHFAAEEISSMVLKKMREIAEAYLGTTVKNVVVTVPANFNDSQRKATKDAGGIAGLNVLRIINEPTAAAIAYGLDKIADSIGKRNVLIFDLGGGTADVSLLTIEKGVFEVKAVAGDTHLGGEDFDNRMVKHFVEVFRRQHKVDISVNSKALRRLRTACEKAKRILSSAIETDIEVDSLYNGIDFFSTITRAKFAVLNMDLFRKSIDIVEKCLTDANMNKSCVHDVVVTGGSSRIPKVQQLLQDFFDGKELCKSINPDEAVAYGAPVQASILTGMGNEKLADVILLDVTPLSLGIKINTIDMSVLLPRNSAIPTKRESNYTTKYDNQTSMAISVYEGERARTTDNNLLGGFMLHGIPPAPRGVATVKVCFDIDANGILNVSAEEISTGVMRKITITNDKARLPSEEVDRMVQDAETYKAEDDEHRKKVKAKEALENYAYDMRNTINNEKIGSKLAPAAKENIQDAIEEAIQWLDDLQLVDSELYHDKLKWLENICNPITNYGK, encoded by the coding sequence ATGATTGTGGTCAATTATAAGGGTGAAGAGAAGCACTTTGCTGCCGAGGAAATCTCATCAATGGTCCTAAAAAAGATGCGTGAGATAGCTGAAGCCTACCTGGGCACAACTGTGAAGAATGTGGTTGTTACTGTCCCCGCCAACTTCAATGACTCCCAGCGTAAGGCTACAAAGGACGCTGGAGGCATTGCAGGCCTGAATGTCCTGCGTATAATTAATGAACCGACTGCTGCAGCCATTGCTTACGGTCTGGACAAGATTGCAGATAGCATTGGCAAGAGAAATGtgttgatttttgatttgggtGGTGGTACTGCTGATGTCTCACTACTTACCATTGAGAAAGGTGTCTTTGAAGTGAAGGCCGTTGCTGGAGACACTCACCTTGGAGGTGAGGACTTTGATAACAGAATGGTAAAGCACTTTGTTGAAGTATTTAGGAGGCAACACAAGGTGGACATTAGTGTAAACTCCAAAGCTCTTAGGAGGTTGAGAACTGCTTGTGAGAAAGCAAAGAGGATTCTTTCTTCTGCAATTGAGACTGACATTGAAGTCGATTCTTTATATAATGGTATAGATTTCTTTTCAACTATTACTCGTGCCAAATTTGCGGTACTCAACATGGATTTGTTCAGGAAGTCTATTGATATTGTGGAGAAGTGCTTGACTGATGCTAACATGAATAAGAGTTGTGTCCATGATGTCGTTGTTACGGGTGGTTCTTCCAGAATTCCTAAGGTGCAGCAGTTGTTGCAAGACTTCTTCGATGGGAAGGAGCTTTGTAAGAGCATTAATCCAGATGAGGCTGTGGCTTATGGAGCCCCTGTTCAAGCTTCTATCTTGACCGGTATGGGTAATGAGAAACTTGCAGACGTCATTCTCTTGGATGTCACCCCTTTGTCCCTTGGTATAAAGATTAATACAATAGATATGTCTGTTTTGCTTCCAAGGAATTCTGCCATTCCCACCAAAAGGGAGAGCAACTACACCACTAAATATGACAACCAAACTTCTATGGCCATCTCTGTGTACGAGGGTGAGAGAGCAAGAACTACGGATAACAACTTGTTGGGGGGATTTATGCTTCATGGTATTCCTCCAGCACCCAGGGGTGTTGCTACAGTAAAAGTTTGCTTTGATATTGATGCCAATGGTATCTTGAATGTGTCTGCTGAGGAGATCTCCACTGGTGTGATGAGGAAGATCACTATCACTAATGATAAGGCAAGACTACCCAGTGAAGAGGTTGACAGGATGGTCCAGGATGCAGAGACGTACAAGGCTGAAGATGATGAACACAGGAAGAAGGTCAAGGCTAAGGAAGCTTTGGAGAACTATGCCTATGACATGAGGAATACTATCAATAATGAGAAGATTGGTTCCAAGCTTGCCCCTGCAGCTAAGGAAAATATTCAAGATGCTATTGAAGAGGCGATTCAATGGTTAGATGACCTCCAGCTCGTGGATTCAGAATTGTATCACGACAAGCTAAAATGGCTCGAGAACATTTGCAATCCCATCACGAATTATggaaagtaa